The Syntrophorhabdaceae bacterium genome has a window encoding:
- the ispE gene encoding 4-(cytidine 5'-diphospho)-2-C-methyl-D-erythritol kinase gives MKKTFISPAKVNLYLKVLSRRPDGYHDLRSLVDLVSLYDTIHIEDIAGDEIVVDDDRGILPRGEGNTVYRAVRMLREATGVRRGVRILIEKRIPIGSGLGGPSSDAATVLKELSAHWELGLNSEELGGIGSRVGADVPLFLHGKPCIMEGIGDVIRPVQLPSLWYVIVYPNVNISTKAVYEGLRIVLTKKQNDIKLMQNFSNPEQIAAIMENDLESVGMAMCPQIEVIKDMLKGTKALGSLMSGSGSSVFAVFGNEQDACQASLSAIKKMGTVFVAHSVQGGVN, from the coding sequence GTGAAGAAGACGTTTATTTCTCCTGCCAAGGTCAATCTCTACCTCAAGGTCCTTTCCCGAAGACCTGACGGATATCACGACCTGAGAAGCCTTGTCGACCTTGTTTCCCTGTACGACACCATACATATCGAGGATATTGCCGGCGATGAGATAGTCGTTGACGATGACAGGGGAATCCTTCCCCGGGGCGAGGGTAATACGGTCTATCGCGCAGTACGGATGCTCCGGGAGGCGACCGGCGTCAGGAGGGGTGTCCGTATACTCATCGAAAAGCGGATACCCATCGGCAGCGGTCTCGGCGGACCAAGCAGCGATGCCGCCACGGTTCTCAAGGAGCTCTCCGCGCACTGGGAACTGGGGCTGAACAGTGAAGAGCTTGGCGGCATCGGCAGCCGGGTAGGCGCGGATGTCCCCCTGTTCCTTCACGGAAAGCCCTGCATCATGGAGGGAATAGGCGATGTGATCAGACCGGTCCAACTCCCCTCTCTGTGGTATGTGATTGTGTATCCGAATGTCAACATATCCACGAAGGCGGTTTACGAGGGCTTGAGAATCGTGTTGACAAAGAAGCAAAACGATATTAAATTGATGCAAAATTTCAGCAATCCGGAACAAATCGCGGCCATTATGGAAAATGATCTGGAAAGTGTCGGTATGGCCATGTGTCCGCAGATCGAAGTGATAAAGGATATGCTGAAAGGGACAAAAGCCCTCGGTTCGCTGATGAGCGGAAGCGGTTCGTCGGTGTTCGCTGTCTTCGGGAATGAGCAAGATGCGTGTCAGGCATCATTGTCGGCAATAAAGAAGATGGGTACTGTTTTTGTTGCGCACAGCGTACAGGGAGGGGTAAACTAA
- a CDS encoding Rne/Rng family ribonuclease, whose product MASELVINVTYSETRIAFLENGVLVEFFIEKKNDHSMVGSIYKGKVVRIVPGMDAAFIDIGLEKSAFLYVGDIILDRMMYEEFDSSDFHFEAGERIEGVLEDGQELIVQVSREPIGQKGTRVTSKITLPGRLLVLMPGTDHIGVSRKVEDEEERKRLASVMKDICPRGYGLIGRTASEGKSAEELETDLNFLKRIWESIQVKAKATRAPAILHQELGIIFRVIRDLHSHNLKKVIVDDQFIYGRLEEFLKEYLPEEGCEVVYFDERDPIFEVYGIEMEVAKLLQRKIWLKSGGYIVLDYTEALTVIDVNTGRYLGKKDLEDTILRTNLEAVKEIAYQIRLRNVGGIIIVDFIDMERKESRDMVFQSMMDTLKKDRIKTFAYPISELGLIQLTRKRTRHNVVNLLTETCPNCEGSGYVKSRHTVCYEVLRELRSSCRKGEGKVFNIYLSPDVANLLYEEEKSSLEQIESTYGTKVNLVANRDFGIDKFQIEGIM is encoded by the coding sequence ATGGCATCTGAGCTTGTTATTAATGTGACATATAGTGAAACAAGGATCGCATTCCTCGAGAACGGTGTTCTCGTGGAATTCTTCATTGAAAAGAAGAACGATCATAGCATGGTGGGGAGCATCTACAAGGGCAAGGTCGTAAGGATCGTTCCCGGCATGGATGCCGCTTTCATTGATATCGGTCTGGAAAAGTCTGCCTTCCTTTACGTAGGCGACATCATTCTCGACCGCATGATGTACGAGGAGTTCGACAGTTCCGATTTTCATTTCGAGGCAGGGGAGAGGATAGAGGGCGTCCTCGAGGACGGGCAGGAGCTCATCGTCCAGGTTTCCCGAGAGCCTATCGGTCAGAAGGGCACACGTGTCACGTCGAAGATCACCCTTCCGGGAAGGCTCCTCGTTCTCATGCCCGGTACGGACCACATCGGCGTGTCGCGGAAGGTCGAAGATGAAGAGGAACGCAAACGCCTGGCGTCGGTAATGAAGGACATATGCCCCAGGGGATATGGACTGATAGGCAGGACAGCATCGGAGGGCAAGAGCGCCGAGGAACTCGAGACGGACCTCAACTTTCTGAAGCGCATCTGGGAGAGCATTCAGGTCAAGGCGAAGGCCACCAGGGCGCCCGCCATCCTTCATCAGGAGCTTGGCATCATTTTCAGGGTGATCCGCGATCTCCATTCCCACAACCTGAAAAAGGTCATCGTCGACGATCAGTTCATCTACGGCCGGCTGGAGGAGTTCCTCAAGGAATACCTTCCGGAGGAGGGGTGCGAGGTCGTCTATTTCGATGAGCGCGACCCCATCTTCGAGGTCTACGGTATCGAGATGGAGGTGGCCAAACTCCTGCAAAGAAAGATATGGCTTAAGTCAGGGGGTTACATCGTTCTGGATTATACCGAGGCCCTTACCGTCATCGATGTGAACACGGGAAGGTACCTGGGTAAAAAGGATCTGGAAGACACCATCCTGAGAACGAATCTTGAAGCTGTCAAGGAGATCGCCTACCAGATACGCCTGCGCAATGTGGGAGGCATCATCATAGTCGATTTTATCGATATGGAGCGCAAGGAGTCCCGGGACATGGTCTTTCAGTCAATGATGGACACTCTGAAGAAAGATAGAATAAAGACCTTTGCGTACCCTATCAGTGAACTGGGGCTTATCCAGCTCACGAGGAAACGCACGCGGCACAACGTCGTTAATCTGCTCACCGAGACATGCCCCAACTGCGAGGGGTCGGGATATGTCAAATCCCGCCATACAGTTTGCTATGAGGTGCTCAGAGAACTCAGGAGTTCTTGCAGGAAAGGGGAGGGGAAGGTCTTCAATATCTATCTGTCCCCGGACGTGGCCAACCTGCTCTATGAAGAGGAAAAGAGTTCTCTCGAGCAAATAGAGAGCACCTACGGGACAAAGGTGAACCTCGTTGCCAATCGCGATTTCGGGATCGACAAGTTCCAGATAGAAGGAATAATGTAA